In a single window of the Gracilimonas sp. genome:
- a CDS encoding agmatine deiminase family protein codes for MDTSDLRMPAEWSRHSATQLHWPSNRKTWPGERLERVEEVYCRIIEELHFFEPIHLFVESLGIRNRVMQKLSGRAVDLDRVIIHQQKINDVWARDCGPIFVQHESGNFVITDWDYNAWGEKYPPWEDDNAIPAFIADKYGVNRVRPGIILEGGSIDVNGDGALLTTESVLLHENRNPDLSKEDIEKYLRTYLGVNQIIWLKRGLAGDDTDGHIDDLTRWLNKDTVLTMVCEDKEDVNYEALQENLEILKQVELKGGNKLNIETLPLPQTKIDGATVDGSEYVPASYANFYIANGTVLVPLYDKKYDGKALELLRKYFPGRKVIGIECSDLVWGQGSIHCITQQWYGIN; via the coding sequence GTGGATACTTCAGATTTACGGATGCCTGCAGAGTGGTCCCGGCATTCAGCTACCCAGCTTCACTGGCCCTCAAATCGTAAAACCTGGCCAGGAGAACGACTGGAAAGAGTGGAAGAGGTTTATTGCAGAATCATAGAAGAATTGCATTTCTTTGAACCGATACATTTGTTTGTTGAAAGCCTTGGAATTCGAAACCGGGTAATGCAGAAGCTTTCTGGCCGGGCTGTGGATTTGGATCGGGTGATCATACATCAGCAAAAGATAAATGATGTGTGGGCTCGTGATTGTGGCCCCATTTTTGTTCAGCATGAGTCGGGCAATTTTGTGATCACGGATTGGGATTATAATGCCTGGGGCGAAAAGTATCCGCCGTGGGAGGATGATAATGCCATTCCTGCTTTTATCGCTGATAAATACGGAGTGAACCGGGTTCGTCCGGGGATTATTTTGGAGGGTGGCTCGATTGATGTAAATGGAGATGGAGCATTACTTACAACCGAATCAGTATTGCTTCACGAAAACCGTAACCCTGATCTTTCTAAAGAAGATATCGAAAAATACTTGCGAACATACCTTGGTGTCAATCAAATTATTTGGCTTAAAAGAGGGTTAGCGGGAGACGATACCGATGGCCATATTGACGACCTCACCCGCTGGCTGAATAAAGACACCGTTCTGACGATGGTTTGCGAAGATAAAGAAGATGTAAACTACGAAGCATTGCAGGAAAACCTTGAAATCCTGAAACAGGTTGAATTGAAAGGGGGGAATAAACTCAATATTGAAACGCTTCCACTTCCTCAAACTAAAATAGACGGGGCAACGGTGGATGGCTCAGAATACGTACCTGCCAGCTATGCTAATTTCTATATAGCTAATGGAACTGTGCTTGTTCCTCTTTACGATAAAAAGTATGATGGGAAAGCACTGGAACTACTTCGAAAATACTTCCCGGGAAGGAAAGTCATTGGTATAGAATGCTCTGATTTGGTATGGGGACAAGGTTCCATCCACTGCATTACACAACAGTGGTATGGCATAAACTAG
- a CDS encoding carbon-nitrogen hydrolase yields MGEQKVSIGLIQTSSSKNPKDNLYQQMGLIREAAEKGAQIICLQELFNTTYFCVDYDEANFDWAEPLDGALVKSLSGLAKELKIVLVAPFFEKRAKGIYHNSLVVIDADGSVLGSYRKMHIPDDPGFYEKYYFTPGDEETGFKVFDTAYGKIGTLICWDQWYPEAARITALKGADILFYPTAIGTLATEGKQEAREYQDAWETIQRSHAIANGCYVASVNRVGKESGSKFWGGSFVAGPFGQILNKAGSKEEILVTEIDLGEIDKQRKAWPFFRDRRIELYKPILKRIDD; encoded by the coding sequence ATGGGTGAACAAAAAGTATCAATAGGGTTAATACAGACTTCTTCCTCCAAAAATCCCAAAGACAATCTATACCAACAAATGGGACTGATAAGAGAAGCTGCAGAGAAAGGAGCTCAAATTATATGTCTTCAAGAGCTTTTTAATACCACCTATTTTTGTGTGGATTATGATGAAGCAAACTTTGACTGGGCAGAACCACTGGATGGAGCCTTGGTAAAAAGCCTTTCGGGTTTAGCTAAGGAACTCAAAATTGTGCTGGTTGCTCCTTTTTTTGAAAAAAGAGCAAAGGGTATTTATCACAATTCCCTGGTAGTGATTGATGCTGACGGAAGTGTATTGGGAAGCTATAGAAAAATGCACATTCCCGACGACCCTGGATTTTATGAGAAATACTATTTTACTCCCGGTGATGAAGAAACCGGTTTCAAAGTTTTTGATACAGCCTATGGTAAAATAGGCACCTTGATATGCTGGGATCAATGGTATCCGGAAGCAGCTCGCATTACTGCTTTGAAAGGGGCTGATATCTTGTTTTATCCCACGGCTATAGGCACACTCGCCACCGAAGGCAAACAAGAGGCAAGAGAATATCAGGATGCTTGGGAAACCATTCAGCGAAGCCACGCGATAGCCAATGGTTGCTATGTTGCTTCCGTAAACCGGGTGGGTAAGGAATCAGGATCTAAATTCTGGGGTGGTTCTTTTGTAGCCGGGCCATTTGGGCAGATACTAAATAAAGCAGGAAGCAAAGAAGAAATTCTTGTCACTGAAATTGATTTGGGTGAGATTGATAAACAACGCAAAGCCTGGCCTTTTTTCCGGGATCGGAGAATCGAATTGTACAAACCCATTTTAAAAAGAATAGACGATTAG